ATTCTGCTTATATTTCTCGCCTTGAATGGGCGAAATGCGGTGTTTAGGGCAACCGCCATAACACAATGCATGGACTTCACATTGCTGGCATTTATCGGTCAATTTGGTCTGCTTGGCTTTGCCAAATCGCAGTTGCTGTTTGCTGGTTGCTAGCGAGGCGATGTTCGTGGTTGCGATATTGCCCAATTTATTGGCGGGGTAAACGTAATGGTCACATGAATACATGTCGCCATTGGCTTCCAAGATCATGGCTTGACCACACTCTTTGGATTGCACGCACACCGAAGCTGGGTAACCCATCCAAGTGGCGAGAATACTATCGAACATACGGACAAACACAGTACCGACATCCTCTTTCACCCACTCATCGAATACATCCGTCATAAACTGGCCATAGCCTTTAGCAGGCACAGAAAAGTGGGCTAATTTGGCGTCTAAATTTAGGGTGTAATGGCCGCTGGCCGCGCTTTGGCAGCTAGGCTCAACTTCAACAATGGGAATAAATTGCATGAACTGCGCGCCTAATTGTTTTAGCGCGAGATAGGTTTCCTTACCACGGTGCCAGTTCTTATCGTTAATCACCGTGAGGGTATTGAACTCAACCTGATACTCTTTGAGTAAATCAATCGCTTGCTTAACACGCGCAAAGGTTGGTTTTCCGTTTACCGAAATACGATACTGATCGTGCACCTCGGCTACACCATCAATCGACACCCCAATCAGAAAGTTATGTTGCTTGAAAAATGCCGCCCACTGGCGATTAATCGCTATCGCATTGGTCTGAAAACTGTTGGTAATGGTTTTGCCGTTGGCATACTGCGCTTGGTATTTCACAACCGATTCATAAAATGCCAATCCCGCCAGTGTTGGCTCACCTCCTTGCCATGCAAAATCGATGGTATCGGCATCTTGAGATCGAATGTAATCACGCACATAGCGCTTTAGCATCCCATCCGACATACGATCAGATGACATGCCCGCAGGCGTAACCTCACCGCCATCGAGCATGGTTTCTTTTTCAAGATAGAAGCAATAATCACACTTTAAGTTACAACGATAACTCGCAGGCTTTGCCATCATATGAAAACGGGCGTTCTGTGTTTGCTTCATCGTAATTCCATTTCTCGAATCGAAGGAGTTTGAAAATACTACGAAAGAAATCGTAAGAATAAAATGACAAAAGTCACAATAAAGACTATTTCAAAAGCAACTGAAAGAAAGAGAAAAGCTAAAGATCGATATCAATCGAAAATGAAAGATGTAAAGCGAAGGAAGTGAAAGGCGTATGCAGCACTATTGGGGGTGCTACATCGGGAGTTGACATGGTGGAGAGAATATAAGGAGGGGCTAATATCTAGGCACTTCAATGTTAGAGCTTTGATCTTACTTCTCTTTAACTATTAGAAATATCATCTTGAAAGGGATAACTATTAACGAGCTGAAAACCTTTAAGATGAAGAGCGTTAGATTCAGTTAAATTATCAACGAATGCTCCGCTGTCATATCAGCCAGAAAATATGCAACCAACGGCATCGAAAATGTTAATATAATCTATCAAATTGAAAATAAAGGGGTATTGTTAGTTTGAAGGCAAATCAAAATATAGTGTATTCATTGGTACTTTTATTTTTAACTTTCCCTAGAATCAGTTTGGCAAACCTATCAGTGCTGTCAGATGAACATCTCTACGATTCAGAGGTTGTTAACACAAGCCAATGCCTTTCATTATATACACAAGCTTACTCTGATAATGCTCTATCTGAGTATTGGAATAGTATTCAACTTGCGCAATCACAATTGCAGCTGGCTATTGAAAACAAACCAAGCATGGTTGTGGCGAATTCAATCGCACAGGGAGTCTTAAGGAGTGAGAAGACTCGCACTGATAAACCAAGTGTGTTCGGGCTGGTTTTCTCATGTAGTATGTACCACCATCCTAATGATAAGGATTTCTGGGCTGAAGTACTAACGTCTATGAAGTGAAAAAGTAATCATGTCATGAAGGATATTGCTTAATCATCAAAGGCGTTGTCGAATATAGCGTGTTTCAACCTTTGGTGAGAACACGCTCTTCACATAGACGGTGTTTCGTCCGTCATCAATAACACGCCAGTGGGCATTTAGCTTAATAAAGATTAATGCGCACTAATTCAGGCTTGACTGCATCACCCAAGAACTAAGGGAGTTCAACTTGAACGATATACTCTAGCCAAGTCTCGTTCCACCTCCACTAGCGGGTGCTTGACGTCATATCGACAAACCTCATCAATTGTTTCAGAAACATTTTGCCACACTAGATATATCTCATTGCTAGATAAAGTGAGGTCCTCTGACTGAGCCAGCGAGTCTATTGCATCCTTGACTGCACTGTGATTTAAGTATGGGCTAAGCGACTGAATCAAATTGGCTCTATGGTTAATCCTCATATCTTTATTTAACCAATTTTTTCGATAATCGTCATAATCCACTCCGATGTAGCCCCGATTTCCTGTCATAACATCCCATAAGTTCAAAAATAAGCATTTGATATTACGAGCTATCAGAGACTCATTTTGCCTTAGAAAATGTGGGTATCTTGCATTCTTGATTCTTTTCACAATGCACCTCTGCCAGATATATGTTGAACCTCAACTATTGTTTCGTAAATTCGATTTGAAATAACAACTCAACTAGGTCAACTGAGCTAACATCATCCCATCTCAAGTAGCTTTCCAGAGAACTGGTTCCAGAGTCTTTACCCAAAACTTTAAAACATATAGCTTGATGGTCTGCCGATGCAGAAACCCAGACTTTTCCACCTTGTTGACAAAAGTATGTTGAACCTTTTAGCTCATCTCTTTGAATACGTTTCTTCCACGTATCAACTCTTTGGGTGGTTATTTTTAAACTCATGGTATCCTCATAAACCAAGTTGAAGTAGCAAATCGTAATCCGCGTTGGCTCATGTTACCTAGGTTATAAAAATTTAGTCAAATCAAAGCACATTGCAGTTTTATAATAAAAAGAGAGAGCCCATTCAGGGGAATAAACGTGCTAGCCATGAGCACACAAGCGCGCCTCTGCACATTTCCAGCGAGCTCCCTACTTTCGCATAACAGTTACACCGCCTACCACTTGATCAGCACAAGCCCAATTAACTGTCGATGCAAAAGGTAACGAGTGCAAAACAGCAACAACGTTAAAATATTAAACCACACCAAGTGTAATCTTTCACAACACATACGAAGCATCACTTTTGAAAGTAACCACCAGCCAATAACGAAAACAGATAAGTCAAAAAAATCAAATCAAATCCAACAACGAAATATTATGAAATGTGATAACCGATCAAAAACCACAAATGAAACCATTTGAAAGCCATTGATTGCTATTCAGTGTGAGGTCGCTCAACAAAACGCTATAACACTTTCATTACCCTTCGTTATCAAATAACGTAAGTAAGGGAAAACAATGAACACAACAAAATGGTGTAAGCCAAGCTACCTCGCAGTGAGCTTGTTATTGGCCTTAACGGGCTGTAATAGCGAAAATGTTGAAAGCGACAAAGGCGGAGCAGGAAAAACCGAACCCGGCGGGTATATGTATTTTTTTGAACATGGACTCCCCTCGTCGATTACAACAACGTCGATAAAGCCATTAACGATCAGCAATAAACACTTCAAAGATGGTAATAATGCTTTGCAGTGGCGTTTTAACCCTAATAGCCAATTAGTTTTCTCCCAAGATATTGGCTACAAAACCGATGACAGTGACATCACCCCCTACACTTTCATGGCGTGGATCTACAACGAAACGCCATCCGATAAGTCACTGACATTTCAATTTGGCACCGATGACAACCAGCAAAGCCAATTTAGCTATGGCTTAAACTTCAAAGGGTGGCGCGGTATATCTGTGCCGTTTAGAGATATGAAAGGCACGCCTAGCGCAGGCATGAACCGCTTAACCGTCACAGCTCCCGACACCAACGGCACGCTCTATTTTGATCAGGCAATGATGGCAGTTCCTGTCGATAACCGTTGGCCAACCGCCGATATTCAGCAGCCTTTTGTTAACCCGAATGTCGTTAACATGGCCAGTAAAAACTGGACGGCATTATTGATGTACGATCAAATGCTGCGCGACCAACAGCCAAGCTTTAACTACGATCTTGCCTTCGATGACAGCCAAGGTGATACCGCTGTCTTGTATCAAAACTTCGATAAACACTTAGGGGTAAATAGTCAGCAAGTCATTTCCCAACAAAAGGTCGATGATAACTTAGCAAAATACCAAGCATTCATGATCAGCCAAAACAGTGATGGCAGCTATGTGGGTAAACCACTCGATCACCCTAAAAGGCACAACTTCCTAAAAACAGGCATAGTGAGTGACGATACTCTGGCCATGCTCACCGACACCATGAGTATTCGGACGCTGGGTAAAACCATGCTTGAAACTGCCAAGTACCTTCGCAGCCTATCGCTATCAACTGAAAACAAAGCGGCGCTAGAAAAAGCCTTCACCGACGCAGCGCGATACGCCTTTGATCAAGGTTGGGAAGGTGGCTCAGGTTTCCAAATCATCACCCATGTTGGCTACCAAACTCGGGAGTTCTTCGATGCATTGTTTGTTGCCCGAAAACTGCTCGCTGAACAAAATCTGCTTCAACAAGCCCAGCAATCCATGATGTGGTTTAACGCGACAGGCCGCGTATATGAACAAGATAAAGACATTAATTCTTCTAACGTGGATATTCTTAATACCCAATTGCAGTGGATGACAAAGAGCTTTTTGTTACTGCCCGATCAGGCGCAGCGCCAAACCATGCTTCATCAGTTGCAGTCATGGTTAAGCACCACGCTATTAAGCTCTGATGGTTTAGGCGGTGGCTTTAAACCCGATGGCAGTGTATTCCATCACTCACAACATTACCCAGCCTACGGCAAAGATGCTTTTGGCGGCTTATCTGGGGTTATTTTTGGTTTAAGCCACAGCAGCTATCAAATATCCCAACAGGCTCATGAAAGGATCAAAGACGTCTTACTCAAAATGCGGGTTTACACCAAAGAAACTCAAACCCCCATTGTATTAAGTGGTCGTCACCCAGACGGTAAGCAAAAGATATCTGCGACCCCATTTAAATGGATGGCACAATCTGGCGAACCTGATCAATCCGAAGCTATCGATCACGAACTTGCTGCGGCCTACGCTAACTTAACCAACAAGCCGAGCTTTGAAGGTATCTCTGCCGAAAAAGAACCGACTGGGGTATGGGCAATGAACTACGCCTCTATGGCGATAGCACGAGGCGCTAACCCTGTTGATACCACACAGTCTTGGCTCGCGACCGCAAGAGGCTTTAGTCGCTATTTAGTGGGCAACGAAACCTATGCTGCCAACAACCTTTATGGGCGTTACCTGCAATATGGTCAACTTGAGATCACACCAGCTGATCTGAGCAAACGGGCGTTTAGCCATGATGGCTGGGACTGGAATCGCTACCCGGGCACAACCACGATTCAAATGCCAAATAACGAACTTCGTGCTCAGTTGAACCAATTGCCGGGAGCTGGCATTGAGGAGATGCTGTTATCTACAGAAAGCTACTCTGGCGCGAATACGCTAGGCAACGACAATGCAATGTTTGCGATGACGCTGCACGGGCATAAAAAATACCAACAGCAGAGCTTCTACGCCCATAAATCCTATTTCATCTTTGGGAATAAAGTGGTCGCGCTGGGTTCTGGCATCAAGAACAATATTGCTGAGCACGAAACCCAAACGACGTTATTCCAGCACAGTGTTAAAAACCTTGAGCCTGTCGAGATCAATGGACAACAAATAGACACCCTTGGTACCGATTCTATCTATGCCAACGACACCACTTTGCTAGACCCAGCAGGCAATCGCTACTTTGTGACCAGCAGTGCGGGACAACAAATCCACTTCACCTATCAAACGCAGCAATCCAATGATGAAGATGATGGCGCACCAACAACAGGTCAATTTGCGACCGCTGTGATAGAGCATGGCAAAGCGCCGACCAATGGTAACTATGAGTATGCGATTAAGATTGCGGCTCAAGATGCTGTGAAACCAATCTATACTGTGCTGCAAAAAGACCAAAAACTGCACGCGGTAAGAACAGAGCAAGGTGTCGAAAGCTATGCGTTCTTTAGCCCAACAACAACCAATCAAGCGGGTTGGGTATTGTCATCGGCAAGCGCGAGCCAAATCATGCTTCAAGCCAGCCCTGCTCAAGATCAGTTGTCACTGAGTGTGGTGAATCCAGATCTCGCGCTCTACCAAGGGCAAGATCCTGACCAAGTAGACGCCAATGGCGAGCAAGTCGAAGTCAGTATCTACGATAGAGATTGGCGCTTTAACCTATCACAACCCGTCAGCAGCGAGTTTACGCTCAAAGGGCAATGGCAACTGATAGGTAGCAACAGTCAAGTCTCTGTCCAATCTACTACCGAAGGAAACACCACAATA
The nucleotide sequence above comes from Photobacterium swingsii. Encoded proteins:
- a CDS encoding anaerobic sulfatase maturase, encoding MKQTQNARFHMMAKPASYRCNLKCDYCFYLEKETMLDGGEVTPAGMSSDRMSDGMLKRYVRDYIRSQDADTIDFAWQGGEPTLAGLAFYESVVKYQAQYANGKTITNSFQTNAIAINRQWAAFFKQHNFLIGVSIDGVAEVHDQYRISVNGKPTFARVKQAIDLLKEYQVEFNTLTVINDKNWHRGKETYLALKQLGAQFMQFIPIVEVEPSCQSAASGHYTLNLDAKLAHFSVPAKGYGQFMTDVFDEWVKEDVGTVFVRMFDSILATWMGYPASVCVQSKECGQAMILEANGDMYSCDHYVYPANKLGNIATTNIASLATSKQQLRFGKAKQTKLTDKCQQCEVHALCYGGCPKHRISPIQGEKYKQNYLCASYQRIFHHTAPAMHLMTQEIQRGGVAASVMATLKNLKHSEQPR
- a CDS encoding chondroitinase family polysaccharide lyase, which produces MNTTKWCKPSYLAVSLLLALTGCNSENVESDKGGAGKTEPGGYMYFFEHGLPSSITTTSIKPLTISNKHFKDGNNALQWRFNPNSQLVFSQDIGYKTDDSDITPYTFMAWIYNETPSDKSLTFQFGTDDNQQSQFSYGLNFKGWRGISVPFRDMKGTPSAGMNRLTVTAPDTNGTLYFDQAMMAVPVDNRWPTADIQQPFVNPNVVNMASKNWTALLMYDQMLRDQQPSFNYDLAFDDSQGDTAVLYQNFDKHLGVNSQQVISQQKVDDNLAKYQAFMISQNSDGSYVGKPLDHPKRHNFLKTGIVSDDTLAMLTDTMSIRTLGKTMLETAKYLRSLSLSTENKAALEKAFTDAARYAFDQGWEGGSGFQIITHVGYQTREFFDALFVARKLLAEQNLLQQAQQSMMWFNATGRVYEQDKDINSSNVDILNTQLQWMTKSFLLLPDQAQRQTMLHQLQSWLSTTLLSSDGLGGGFKPDGSVFHHSQHYPAYGKDAFGGLSGVIFGLSHSSYQISQQAHERIKDVLLKMRVYTKETQTPIVLSGRHPDGKQKISATPFKWMAQSGEPDQSEAIDHELAAAYANLTNKPSFEGISAEKEPTGVWAMNYASMAIARGANPVDTTQSWLATARGFSRYLVGNETYAANNLYGRYLQYGQLEITPADLSKRAFSHDGWDWNRYPGTTTIQMPNNELRAQLNQLPGAGIEEMLLSTESYSGANTLGNDNAMFAMTLHGHKKYQQQSFYAHKSYFIFGNKVVALGSGIKNNIAEHETQTTLFQHSVKNLEPVEINGQQIDTLGTDSIYANDTTLLDPAGNRYFVTSSAGQQIHFTYQTQQSNDEDDGAPTTGQFATAVIEHGKAPTNGNYEYAIKIAAQDAVKPIYTVLQKDQKLHAVRTEQGVESYAFFSPTTTNQAGWVLSSASASQIMLQASPAQDQLSLSVVNPDLALYQGQDPDQVDANGEQVEVSIYDRDWRFNLSQPVSSEFTLKGQWQLIGSNSQVSVQSTTEGNTTIRVTTKDAKPEKFMLKKV